The Xenopus laevis strain J_2021 chromosome 5L, Xenopus_laevis_v10.1, whole genome shotgun sequence genome has a segment encoding these proteins:
- the zfp36l2.L gene encoding mRNA decay activator protein ZFP36L2-B (The RefSeq protein has 9 substitutions compared to this genomic sequence) — protein sequence MSATLLSAFYDIDLLYKNEKALNNLALSTMLDKKAVGSPVSSTNSNLFPGFLRRHSASNLQALSGSTNPAKFCHNNNNNQLNESAASSTALLNRENKFRDRSFSENGERSQHLLHLQQQQQQQKAGAQVNSTRYKTELCRPFEENGACKYGEKCQFAHGFHELRSLTRHPKYKTELCRTFHTIGFCPYGPRCHFIHNAEERRQAPGAGERPKLHHSLSFSGFPNHSLDSPLLESPTSRTPPPQSSGSLYCQELLQLNNNNPCANNAFTFSGQELGLIAPLAIHTQNQSYCRQPCSSPPLSFQPLRRVSESPVFDAPPSPPDSLSDRDSYLSGSLSSGSLSGSDSPTLDSNRRLPIFSRLSISDD from the exons ATGTCTACGACCCTTTTATCCGCCTTCTACGACATCGACCTGTTGTACAAG AACGAGAAGGCACTCAATAACTTGGCCCTGAGCACCATGCTGGACAAGAAGGCAGTGGGCAGCCCGGTGAGTTCCACCAACTCCAACCTGTTTCCGGGCTTCCTTCGCCGGCATTCTGCCACCAATTTACAAGCCCTCAGCGGCAGCACCAACCTGGCCAAGTTCTgccccaacaacaacaacaacccgCTAAAGGATCCAGCTGTCAGCAGCACCGCCCTGCTTAACCGGGAAAACAAGTTTAGGGACCGCTCATTCAGTGAGAATGGGGAGCGTAGCCAGCACCTCCTGCAcctacaacagcagcagcaacagcagaagGCTGGGGCGCAGGTCAACTCAACCCGCTACAAGACCGAGCTGTGCAGGCCGTTTGAGGAAAATGGGGCATGCAAGTATGGGGAGAAGTGCCAGTTTGCTCATGGCTTTCACGAGCTGCGCAGCCTGACCCGTCACCCTAAATACAAGACCGAGCTGTGCCGCACCTTCCACACCATTGGCTTCTGCCCCTACGGGCCCCGCTGCCACTTCATCCACAATGCCGAGGAGAGGAGACAAGCTCCTGGGGCAGGCGAGCGCCCAAAACTGCACCATAGCCTCAGTTTCTCTGGCTTTCCTAACCACAGCTTGGACTCCCCCCTGCTGGAGAGCCCAACCTCCCGCACCCCTCCCCCTCAGTCCTCGGGCTCCCTCTACTGCCAGGAGCTGCTGCAGCTCAATAACAACAACCCCTGTGCCAACAATGCCTTCACTTTCTCTGGGCAGGAGCTAGGTCTGATCGCCCCACTGGCCATCCACACTCAGAACCAATCTTACTGCCGCCAGCCTTGTTCCTCCCCACCTCTAAGCTTCCAGCCTTTAAGGAGAGTCTCTGAGTCGCCTGTATTCGATGCCCCCCCTAGCCCCCCAGATTCCTTGTCTGACCGGGATAGCTATCTGAGTGGCTCACTGAGCTCTGGTAGCCTGAGCGGCTCAGATTCCCCAACCCTGGACTCTAACAGGCGCCTGCCCATCTTCAGTCGACTATCCATAAGCGATGATTAA